GATCAGCAGGCCGTCTTCGGCCAGGAGTTCGCGGATGCGCGAGAGGGTCACCCACGGGTCGTACAGGTGCTCCACCACGTCGTGCAGGATGATGTACTTGAAATAGCCCTTGTACTCGGGGGGCAGTGTGTCGCCTTTTTCGTAGTCCAGGCACCAGACGTGGTCCACCAGAGGGGCCAGGCGGATGGCGTCCTCGCGGTTGATTTCCAGGGCGTGCAGGTCCGTGCAGCCCTTGTCGCGCTTGAGGCGAAGGATCAGCCCGCCCGCGCCGCTGCCGAAATCCAGTATGGACGAGGCCCCGTCGGGAATCATGGTGTACACGTTCCGGCGGAAGGCCGTGTTTTCTATGATGTAGTCGGTCAGTGCGGCGGTATCGAGCATGGATGCCTCCGGTGGAAACTGCGGCCACAGGACGGGTAGCACGGCGCACCGCACTTTCCAAGTAGGGCGGGATTGACTTTCAGCGGCGCTGATGGCTTATTGTTGGGCAAATCCCGACCATGCATTTCATACACAGGAGGCTCGCCATGACTACCTGGATCTGGGTCGCCCGCTGGTTGAAAAAGCCCGGCAACGAAGCCGAAATCGCCGCCGCTGCCGCCAATGTCCGCGCCCACTGGGAGCAGTCCGCCCTGGACCAGGGCCTGGACCCGGCCAAGAACGTCACCCAGGCCGAGGGAGACAAGGAACTGCGCGTGGGAATCTCCGAGGAGATGGACGAGGAATTCCGCGAGGCGTCCGGAGGCTGGCGCTATTATTAACCTGACCGGGAAGGCGCGTGTCCCGGACGGTTGAACGCCTTGGACGGAGGGGAGCGGCCAGGGTCAGCGACCGGTGTTGCCCTCAGCGTTCATGGCGGCCAGGCGTCCGGCCTCCAGGCAGAGGCGCGCGGTCTCGTGCGGGGGCGGAAAGCCGGGCGGGAACTTCGCGAGGATGTCCGCCTCGGTCATGGCGCGCATGGCGTGGGTGTCCATGCCGACCACGGCCTCGCACCAGAACGAGGCGCACAGCATGCCTTCGTGGGGGATGTCCGTGAGAAACCCCGCGTTGCGCACGGTCGCCCCTTCCATGTCCAGGAACACCTCCACGAACCGGCCCCGCGCGCAGAAGGCCTTGCCCGAAAAGCGCGCCTCGTCGGGAATGCCCAGGAACGGCGGATCGAAGGCCCTGAAGTCGAGATCCTCCATGTCGCTCATTTGTGCTCTATCCGTTTGTAGTGCGTGAAATCGAAGTCTCGGGGAAGTTCCTTCCCCCGCCAGTGGCTGGCCAGCGCGGCCAGCACCATGAGAACCGCCGCGACGCCGAGCCCTGCCAGAAGAAGCCCCGGAAGGATGCGCTCCATGGCTTGCCTCCCTGTTTTCCGGGCAGCATACCGTGCGGGCGCGGCGGGTCAACGTTGTCGGACTAGTCCGACAAGGCGGGTATTGCGGACACGTGTCGGATTATGAAAAACATGAATATGTTTTTCATAATTAAAATCAATGGTTTTGGAAGTTTGCCCTGAGAATCCGTATGGACGGTTTGTGGAGACGCAACACTAGCGGGAGCCTTCCGTTTCGATGAGCAGGCGGATGAACGCGGCCGTGGTGGACACCCCGAGCTTGCGCATGGCCCTGGCCCGGTAGGTGCTGGCCGTCTTGACGCTTACTCCCATGTCGCGGGCGATGTCCGTGAGTTTTTCCCCCGACCCCAGGCGGCGGGCCACCTCGGCCTCCTTGGGGGAGAGCCCGGGCAAGGCCCCGTGTCTTCCGCGCCCGGTGGACAGGTCCGCAACGAGCGAGGCGCTCACGTAGACGCCGCCGTCCATGACCACGGACAGGGCTTCGGAGAGCTCCTCCGGGGCGGAGTTCTTGCCCAGGTAGCCCTTCGCGCCAAGGCTCAGGGCTCGTCTGGCGTATTCGGCCTCCTGGTGCATGCTGAGCACGATGACCGGCAGGCCGGGGCGATGGCTGGTCATGTGTTCCAGGAGGTCCAGGCCGCTGCCGTCGGGCAGGGAGATGTCCAGGACCGCCAGGTCGAAGTCGCCAGCCTCCAGGGCG
This genomic window from Fundidesulfovibrio putealis DSM 16056 contains:
- a CDS encoding response regulator transcription factor; amino-acid sequence: MNILVVDDHAVVRRGTMDIMADMPFDCRFTEAASVAGTLRALEAGDFDLAVLDISLPDGSGLDLLEHMTSHRPGLPVIVLSMHQEAEYARRALSLGAKGYLGKNSAPEELSEALSVVMDGGVYVSASLVADLSTGRGRHGALPGLSPKEAEVARRLGSGEKLTDIARDMGVSVKTASTYRARAMRKLGVSTTAAFIRLLIETEGSR